A section of the Sedimentisphaera cyanobacteriorum genome encodes:
- a CDS encoding type IV pilus twitching motility protein PilT has product MTKGQPIDSHRSVNHNPKINKFFKTVISYKASDLHLKVGLPPKMRIDGVLKKMKADVITEETMEDLIFDLLTEEQKKFFLKRGSIDFAHALTEIDRFRVNVFRQKGYIGLVARRIDSNIPPFEKLNLPPIIRDIAEYPTGLVLVVGPTGSGKSTTIASMIDKINRERACHIVTVEDPIEYVHQDRKANVNQREVGIDCVDFKDALRSLMRQDPDVVLVGEIRDVETLEAAMQAAETGHLVFGTLHAASASQTIQRILDMFPQEERELARQTFALTIRGIIAQMLLPSIDPKVKRVPALEIMVANPSVRKLLKEEREDDIPSVIRSSQNEGMQDLTESLRILIEKELIDLDNALVYAPNKEELRMAIKGIRANSSAIL; this is encoded by the coding sequence ATGACAAAGGGACAACCAATAGACAGTCATCGGAGCGTAAATCATAATCCGAAAATAAACAAGTTTTTTAAAACCGTTATCTCATACAAAGCGAGCGACCTCCATCTTAAAGTAGGCCTTCCGCCTAAGATGCGTATAGACGGTGTTCTCAAGAAGATGAAGGCAGACGTAATCACAGAAGAGACAATGGAAGATCTTATCTTCGATCTTCTCACAGAAGAGCAGAAAAAATTCTTCCTCAAGCGCGGCTCAATAGACTTTGCCCACGCCCTAACTGAGATTGACAGATTCCGTGTGAACGTATTCCGCCAGAAGGGATACATAGGGCTTGTTGCAAGGCGTATTGATTCGAATATCCCGCCTTTTGAAAAGCTGAACCTGCCCCCCATTATTCGAGATATAGCAGAATATCCCACTGGGCTTGTGCTTGTGGTAGGGCCTACCGGCTCAGGCAAGAGTACTACAATTGCATCAATGATAGACAAAATCAACAGAGAGCGTGCCTGCCATATAGTAACCGTTGAGGATCCTATCGAATATGTCCATCAGGACAGAAAGGCCAATGTTAATCAGCGTGAGGTGGGCATAGACTGTGTTGACTTTAAGGACGCTCTGCGTAGCCTTATGAGGCAGGATCCGGATGTAGTGCTTGTGGGTGAAATTCGAGACGTGGAAACGCTGGAAGCAGCTATGCAGGCGGCAGAGACAGGCCATCTTGTATTTGGTACACTTCACGCAGCAAGCGCTTCTCAGACTATACAGCGTATTCTAGATATGTTCCCGCAGGAAGAAAGGGAACTTGCAAGGCAGACATTTGCACTTACTATCAGGGGAATCATCGCCCAGATGCTGCTTCCGAGTATTGACCCGAAAGTTAAGAGGGTTCCGGCGCTTGAGATTATGGTAGCAAATCCATCGGTGAGGAAGCTGCTGAAAGAGGAAAGGGAAGATGACATCCCTTCTGTAATACGCTCATCACAAAATGAAGGTATGCAGGACTTGACAGAAAGCCTGAGAATACTTATAGAAAAAGAACTTATAGACCTCGACAACGCCCTGGTATACGCACCGAACAAAGAAGAGCTGAGGATGGCAATAAAAGGAATCAGAGCTAATTCAAGCGCAATTCTCTAA